TGGTATATTCTCTGTCCTCAAACAGGGCGCTGATTTAGGTCAGCCGTCGGTATCACAATTACGAAATTATACAATTCAtaatttcaaaatatgctttatgTACAGTTCATTTCTTTCACCTAGAAATAAATCAAATAGACCAGTTGTAAACAAATCTCTAAAGatacacatacatactgtacaaccTCTCACCCATTAAGTTAACTTATTCCATAACATATTTTTCTAATCTATACAGATCCCTTATCAACATGCTACATGCCATTGTGACATCACTTCGTAGTAGGAGACTGAAGCTACTGTATCAGCATTCAAGCTGACATTGTATTTCAATCGTCGATTGATTGAGTACAGGTACATAAGCAAAACACAACCGTCTCATATTTGGACCCAGTGTTTCTTTCAGGTTGACTTTTACTTGAATATTCTCTCACCAAACAGAGGCACTTGGGGATGGAAGTCCATCAGCAGTCAGGCACACACCCTCAGTGATTACTTCTCAGAAGGCAGATAGATGGGTCGCTCAAGGCTTTCCCAGTCTACTTTAAGTCCGTTATTCAGTCCGTTGTAATAGGACAAGGAGGAGAGTTTACTTCTCAACAGTGAATGACTGCAGTCCAGTGATGGCTCGGCCCAGGATCAAGGCATGGATGTCATGGGTACCTAGAAGAACAAGCAAACGCAAAGGCATTGTGGGTAGATTATTTGATAAGAGAAATGTGCAAGTGAGGCTAAACTTTTTAATTTAAATTACATTAGATATTGTAGGGCTATATAATACATACATACTgagagcacaggaggttggtggcatcttaattgaggaggacaggctcatggtaatggctggagctgaATAagtggtttgatgccattccatttactccgttccagacattattatgacccgtccttccctcagcagcctccactgactgaGAATTATACCACAAAACCAACAAGTAACTGTAACACTTAATTTGTACACTACTGACCTCTGTTGGTCATCCAGTCTCATTGTCTCTCCAATCCAGACTACTTTCTGCTCATGTTCCAATCACCTGTTCTCCTATCCAACCTTTCCATCCTTTAAATACCATATTCAATCAATCTTCTCCTCACCTTCGTATGTGTTGACGGCCTCCAGGTTCATGACGTGTCTGATAATGTGGTACTCGTCTGCGATGCCGTTGCCTCCCAACATGTCTCGGGCCTGCCTGGCGATGTCCAGGGACTTCCCACAGCTGTTCCTCTTCAGCATGGAGATCATCTCAGGGGCCGCTCTGAGGGAGGGAAGACACACAGGATAGAGGTCAGTGTTTAATATAATGAAGAAAGatggacacatacagtacacacacagagatagtcTCTCTTCACATATTAAAACTGAAACTAGTACACAGACCAATGCATAAACACACATTGCAGTCTCTCCTCACATCCAAAAGCAAACATTTCGCTCACTCAGTGGGGACTACACTCACTTCTTGTCATCGATGAGTCTGCctaggaccagacaggactgcaGGCCGATGGTGATCTCTGTCAGCATGTCAGCCATCTTCTTCTGCATCAGCTGGTTCCTGGCCAGGGGCACGCCAAACTGGATCCTGAATGGACCAAAACAAAAGAGAACGAATCAGATGTCAGCAACATATAATAGGGTCCTAAAATGCTGAAAGAAGAGGCAGGATGGCAGCTTGACTCCCTTCAATACTCTTTGCTACTGAGCTAACGTCTTCCTGAACAAGCTACTTCATCCGTTCATACCAAAAAGTGCTCTGAATGAATAGAGTTGATGACGtaatgagggagagaggtgtTTACCTGTCCAGTGTGTACTGGCGGGCAGCGTGGAAGCAGAACTCGGCAGCACCTAGAGCTCCCCAGGCGATACCGTAGCGGGCGTTATTCAGGCAGCCGAAGGGACCCTGACCAGAAATGAGACATCTACAGTATTATATTTTAACAGAGCACCTTTTCTTCATCTTTAGAGAACTGACTTTGTTCTCTAGATCCCATCTCAAGAGTTCTCTAAACATACAGTAACTTTGATTGAGTCAGAATTGTTCCTATAGTACATCATTTTATTTACAGTATTTCTAAACATCATTATGTGTTTGAGTCCAACAGTTAGGCTTACTCACAGCCAGTCCAGAGACGTTGGGCAACATATTCTCTTGGGGCACCTCCACCTCGTCCATCAGGATCATGCCTGTGGCCGACGCCCGCAGAGAGAACTTGCCCTCGATCTTAGGCGT
The nucleotide sequence above comes from Oncorhynchus masou masou isolate Uvic2021 unplaced genomic scaffold, UVic_Omas_1.1 unplaced_scaffold_182___fragment_2___debris, whole genome shotgun sequence. Encoded proteins:
- the LOC135539072 gene encoding glutaryl-CoA dehydrogenase, mitochondrial-like, with amino-acid sequence ITNSPVADIAVVWAKCEDGRIRGFILERGMKGLATPKIEGKFSLRASATGMILMDEVEVPQENMLPNVSGLAGPFGCLNNARYGIAWGALGAAEFCFHAARQYTLDRIQFGVPLARNQLMQKKMADMLTEITIGLQSCLVLGRLIDDKKAAPEMISMLKRNSCGKSLDIARQARDMLGGNGIADEYHIIRHVMNLEAVNTYEGTHDIHALILGRAITGLQSFTVEK